The proteins below come from a single Zea mays cultivar B73 chromosome 8, Zm-B73-REFERENCE-NAM-5.0, whole genome shotgun sequence genomic window:
- the LOC100283869 gene encoding pentatricopeptide repeat-containing protein At4g21190 isoform X3 has product MFCLRGYWSPSLAPVREGPVRHHIKFNSVVVCGARGPRPRYPRVWKTRKKIGTISKSQKLVECVIKWMFNKGQGKTMGSYYTLLNALIEDGRIEEAEELFGMVFSRYMEGLPRTFFMRMISFYYSVEAYDKMFEIFADMEELGVRPDGSIIRMLGDVFQKLEMMDKYEKLKKKYPPPKWDYRHIKGKRIRIRVYPDSNPEVAAKGDPDTDELEELESTHLNNELDEAASSGLDRSVLDDAASGDLEYITHVVILPRHLCFGLTSQNPCRHTSKTWASLSSEVFYYLE; this is encoded by the exons ATGTTTTGCTTGAGGGGCTACTGGTCGCCTTCACTAGCTCCAGTGAGGGAAGGGCCTGTTCGACATCATATAAAGTTCAATTCTGTAGTG GTTTGTGGTGCTAGGGGACCGAGACCGAGATATCCCCGTGTGTGGAAAACTCGTAAGAAAATTGGGACTATTTCCAAGTCGCAGAAGCTTGTCGAATGT GTCATTAAATGGATGTTCAACAAAGGTCAAGGGAAGACAATGGGAAGCTATTACACCTTGTTGAATGCTTTGATCGAGGATGGACGGATTGAGGAAGCAGAAGAGTTATTTGGAATGGTGTTCTCACGATATATGGAGGGTTTGCCTCGTACATTTTTCATGAGAATGATTTCTTTCTATTACAGCGTGGAAGCGTATGATAAGATGTTTGAG ATTTTTGCTGATATGGAGGAACTAGGCGTAAGACCTGATGGTTCTATTATCAGGATGCTAGGTGATGTATTTCAGAAGTTAGAGATGATGGACAAATATGAAAAGTTAAAAAAGAAATACCCACCACCGAAATGGGATTATCGACACATCAAAGGCAAGCGCATAAGAATCAGAGTTTATCCTGATAGCAACCCTGAAGTGGCGGCAAAAGGAGACCCTGACACTGATGAGCTCGAAGAGTTAGAAAGCACACACCTTAATAACGAATTGGATGAAGCAGCAAGCTCAGGCCTCGACAGGAGTGTATTGGACGATGCAGCTTCTGGAGACCTTGAATATAT AACCCATGTCGTCATACTTCCAAGACATCTCTGTTTTGGTTTGACATCCCAGAACCCATGTCGTCATACTTCCAAGACATGGGCATCGCTATCTTCTGAAGTATTTTACTACCTAGAATGA
- the LOC100283869 gene encoding pentatricopeptide repeat-containing protein At4g21190 isoform X2: MFCLRGYWSPSLAPVREGPVRHHIKFNSVVVCGARGPRPRYPRVWKTRKKIGTISKSQKLVECIKGLSNVKEEVYGALDSFVAWELEFPLIVVKKALKKLEDEKEWKRIIQVIKWMFNKGQGKTMGSYYTLLNALIEDGRIEEAEELFGMVFSRYMEGLPRTFFMRMISFYYSVEAYDKMFEIFADMEELGVRPDGSIIRMLGDVFQKLEMMDKYEKLKKKYPPPKWDYRHIKGKRIRIRVYPDSNPEVAAKGDPDTDELEELESTHLNNELDEAASSGLDRSVLDDAASGDLEYM, from the exons ATGTTTTGCTTGAGGGGCTACTGGTCGCCTTCACTAGCTCCAGTGAGGGAAGGGCCTGTTCGACATCATATAAAGTTCAATTCTGTAGTG GTTTGTGGTGCTAGGGGACCGAGACCGAGATATCCCCGTGTGTGGAAAACTCGTAAGAAAATTGGGACTATTTCCAAGTCGCAGAAGCTTGTCGAATGT ATTAAAGGTCTGTCTAATGTAAAGGAGGAAGTTTATGGGGCACTTGACTCATTTGTTGCATGGGAACTGGAGTTTCCCTTGATAGTAGTAAAGAAGGCACTGAAGAAACTTGAGGACGAAAAGGAATGGAAACGAATAATTCAG GTCATTAAATGGATGTTCAACAAAGGTCAAGGGAAGACAATGGGAAGCTATTACACCTTGTTGAATGCTTTGATCGAGGATGGACGGATTGAGGAAGCAGAAGAGTTATTTGGAATGGTGTTCTCACGATATATGGAGGGTTTGCCTCGTACATTTTTCATGAGAATGATTTCTTTCTATTACAGCGTGGAAGCGTATGATAAGATGTTTGAG ATTTTTGCTGATATGGAGGAACTAGGCGTAAGACCTGATGGTTCTATTATCAGGATGCTAGGTGATGTATTTCAGAAGTTAGAGATGATGGACAAATATGAAAAGTTAAAAAAGAAATACCCACCACCGAAATGGGATTATCGACACATCAAAGGCAAGCGCATAAGAATCAGAGTTTATCCTGATAGCAACCCTGAAGTGGCGGCAAAAGGAGACCCTGACACTGATGAGCTCGAAGAGTTAGAAAGCACACACCTTAATAACGAATTGGATGAAGCAGCAAGCTCAGGCCTCGACAGGAGTGTATTGGACGATGCAGCTTCTGGAGACCTTGAATATATGTAG
- the LOC100283869 gene encoding pentatricopeptide repeat-containing protein At4g21190 isoform X1, producing the protein MFCLRGYWSPSLAPVREGPVRHHIKFNSVVVCGARGPRPRYPRVWKTRKKIGTISKSQKLVECIKGLSNVKEEVYGALDSFVAWELEFPLIVVKKALKKLEDEKEWKRIIQVIKWMFNKGQGKTMGSYYTLLNALIEDGRIEEAEELFGMVFSRYMEGLPRTFFMRMISFYYSVEAYDKMFEIFADMEELGVRPDGSIIRMLGDVFQKLEMMDKYEKLKKKYPPPKWDYRHIKGKRIRIRVYPDSNPEVAAKGDPDTDELEELESTHLNNELDEAASSGLDRSVLDDAASGDLEYITHVVILPRHLCFGLTSQNPCRHTSKTWASLSSEVFYYLE; encoded by the exons ATGTTTTGCTTGAGGGGCTACTGGTCGCCTTCACTAGCTCCAGTGAGGGAAGGGCCTGTTCGACATCATATAAAGTTCAATTCTGTAGTG GTTTGTGGTGCTAGGGGACCGAGACCGAGATATCCCCGTGTGTGGAAAACTCGTAAGAAAATTGGGACTATTTCCAAGTCGCAGAAGCTTGTCGAATGT ATTAAAGGTCTGTCTAATGTAAAGGAGGAAGTTTATGGGGCACTTGACTCATTTGTTGCATGGGAACTGGAGTTTCCCTTGATAGTAGTAAAGAAGGCACTGAAGAAACTTGAGGACGAAAAGGAATGGAAACGAATAATTCAG GTCATTAAATGGATGTTCAACAAAGGTCAAGGGAAGACAATGGGAAGCTATTACACCTTGTTGAATGCTTTGATCGAGGATGGACGGATTGAGGAAGCAGAAGAGTTATTTGGAATGGTGTTCTCACGATATATGGAGGGTTTGCCTCGTACATTTTTCATGAGAATGATTTCTTTCTATTACAGCGTGGAAGCGTATGATAAGATGTTTGAG ATTTTTGCTGATATGGAGGAACTAGGCGTAAGACCTGATGGTTCTATTATCAGGATGCTAGGTGATGTATTTCAGAAGTTAGAGATGATGGACAAATATGAAAAGTTAAAAAAGAAATACCCACCACCGAAATGGGATTATCGACACATCAAAGGCAAGCGCATAAGAATCAGAGTTTATCCTGATAGCAACCCTGAAGTGGCGGCAAAAGGAGACCCTGACACTGATGAGCTCGAAGAGTTAGAAAGCACACACCTTAATAACGAATTGGATGAAGCAGCAAGCTCAGGCCTCGACAGGAGTGTATTGGACGATGCAGCTTCTGGAGACCTTGAATATAT AACCCATGTCGTCATACTTCCAAGACATCTCTGTTTTGGTTTGACATCCCAGAACCCATGTCGTCATACTTCCAAGACATGGGCATCGCTATCTTCTGAAGTATTTTACTACCTAGAATGA